One stretch of Haloterrigena salifodinae DNA includes these proteins:
- a CDS encoding aminotransferase class III-fold pyridoxal phosphate-dependent enzyme, giving the protein MDRDTVEPQVGTIPDERARQWVDYHHGLAAPSTYVYEFVWDATAEAVGPFCTDVDGNVLLDFTSHVAAAPLGYNNPAIREKLEAFDLVDPLKIAGQDFYVSGGGPPENPEFPGPTQLMDRLVAMTDQYDMDRVFLSNSGAEAVENAIKICYAAGGRRAFTFDGAFHGRTLGALSLNRSKAVHRRDYPEIPGVVSVPYPSTDEEYERCWRTDGPGGNVVADKLHPERGVIDPDEVAYLILEPIQGEGGYRVAHPEFARDLEALRDRYDLSIVADEIQSGVGRTGELWAVDHLDLTPDVITAGKGLRVGATISRSDVFPAEKGRLSSTWGAGDIIASLQGALTIDTIHEENLLANARERGRQLRAGLEDAIADGDAPGALEVRGRGLMLAVEFDTKERREAVLEAAFERGLLTLGCGYKTLRLLPPLDVTEREIDLGTELLLEAVTDVAPVFE; this is encoded by the coding sequence ATGGACCGCGATACGGTCGAACCGCAGGTCGGGACGATCCCCGACGAACGCGCCAGGCAGTGGGTCGACTACCACCACGGACTCGCCGCGCCGAGCACGTACGTCTACGAGTTCGTCTGGGACGCGACCGCCGAGGCCGTCGGGCCGTTCTGCACCGACGTCGACGGCAACGTCCTGCTGGACTTCACGAGTCACGTCGCCGCGGCGCCGCTGGGGTACAACAACCCCGCGATCCGCGAGAAACTCGAGGCGTTCGACCTCGTCGATCCGCTGAAGATCGCCGGCCAGGACTTCTACGTCAGCGGCGGGGGTCCCCCCGAGAATCCCGAGTTTCCGGGGCCGACCCAGTTGATGGATCGCCTGGTTGCGATGACCGACCAGTACGACATGGATCGAGTCTTCCTCTCGAACTCCGGCGCCGAGGCCGTCGAGAACGCCATCAAGATCTGCTACGCCGCGGGCGGCCGCCGCGCGTTCACCTTCGACGGGGCCTTCCACGGCCGCACGCTAGGCGCGCTCTCCCTGAATCGCTCGAAGGCCGTCCATCGCCGGGACTACCCCGAGATTCCGGGCGTCGTCAGCGTGCCCTATCCCTCGACCGACGAAGAGTACGAGCGTTGCTGGCGTACCGACGGCCCCGGCGGCAACGTCGTCGCGGACAAACTCCACCCCGAGCGCGGCGTGATCGATCCCGACGAGGTCGCCTACCTGATCCTCGAGCCGATCCAGGGCGAGGGCGGCTACCGGGTCGCCCACCCCGAGTTCGCGCGGGACCTCGAGGCGCTTCGCGACCGATACGATCTCAGCATCGTCGCCGACGAGATCCAGTCCGGAGTCGGACGGACGGGCGAACTGTGGGCCGTCGACCATCTCGATCTCACGCCGGACGTCATCACGGCTGGGAAGGGGCTGCGCGTCGGTGCGACGATCTCCCGATCGGACGTGTTCCCCGCCGAGAAGGGGCGCCTCTCCTCGACGTGGGGCGCCGGCGATATCATTGCCTCGCTGCAGGGCGCGCTGACGATCGATACCATCCACGAGGAGAACCTGCTGGCCAACGCCCGCGAGCGCGGCCGCCAGTTGCGGGCCGGACTCGAGGACGCCATCGCGGACGGCGACGCGCCCGGCGCCCTCGAGGTCCGGGGTCGCGGGCTGATGCTCGCCGTCGAGTTCGATACCAAGGAGCGCCGCGAGGCCGTCCTCGAGGCGGCCTTCGAGCGCGGGCTGCTCACCCTCGGCTGTGGCTACAAGACGCTGCGCCTGCTGCCGCCACTCGACGTTACCGAACGCGAGATCGATCTGGGAACGGAGCTGCTGCTCGAGGCCGTCACGGACGTCGCTCCCGTATTCGAGTGA
- a CDS encoding helix-turn-helix domain-containing protein, with amino-acid sequence MLIVDYRVDSPLLMAALDRAPNTTVDSEEQYLTETGEIRWLFWAEGDQQSAFEAGLDDDPTVTERKLLVESGPRRLYRVFLTDRGRDGTTFPLWSELDIVLLEASATHDGWENRMRIPDRETLARYRSALRDRDLDFQLRSLYREADADCSAESQLTDDQYAALAAAYDAGYFDVPRTTTQTELAATLNISSQALSERLRRGTATLVREVLLRTRS; translated from the coding sequence ATGCTGATCGTCGACTACCGCGTCGATTCTCCCCTTCTCATGGCGGCGCTCGACCGGGCGCCGAACACCACGGTCGACAGCGAGGAGCAGTACCTCACCGAAACGGGGGAGATCCGATGGCTCTTCTGGGCGGAGGGAGACCAGCAGTCCGCGTTCGAGGCCGGTCTCGACGACGACCCGACCGTCACCGAACGCAAACTGCTCGTGGAGAGCGGTCCGCGGCGGTTGTACCGCGTCTTTCTGACCGATCGCGGGCGTGACGGCACGACGTTTCCGCTGTGGAGCGAACTCGACATCGTCCTGCTCGAGGCGAGCGCCACGCACGACGGGTGGGAGAACCGCATGCGAATCCCGGACAGGGAAACGCTCGCGCGGTACCGGTCGGCCCTGCGCGACCGAGACCTCGACTTCCAGCTCCGGTCGCTCTATCGGGAGGCCGACGCGGACTGCTCCGCCGAGTCCCAGTTGACCGACGACCAGTACGCGGCGCTGGCGGCGGCGTACGACGCCGGCTACTTCGACGTCCCGCGAACGACTACGCAGACCGAACTCGCGGCGACGCTGAACATCTCCTCGCAGGCGCTTTCGGAGCGCCTGCGACGCGGGACCGCGACGCTCGTTCGGGAGGTGCTGCTACGGACCCGGTCTTAA
- a CDS encoding DUF7344 domain-containing protein, whose amino-acid sequence MTDQTLDRVFSTLGDSRRRLVCRHLARTDEHVVSVGELSAFVDDARTERSSATSDDRQSRIATRLYHVHLPALDDADIVDYDAKNESVAIDSAFPIAVDLLQSVDDRPERPDGVPTID is encoded by the coding sequence ATGACCGATCAAACGCTCGATCGCGTGTTCTCGACGCTCGGAGACTCACGGCGGCGTCTCGTTTGCCGACACCTCGCACGCACCGACGAGCACGTCGTTTCCGTCGGGGAACTGAGCGCGTTCGTCGACGACGCTCGCACCGAACGGTCGTCCGCAACGAGCGACGACCGCCAATCCCGAATCGCGACGCGACTGTATCACGTCCACCTGCCGGCGCTCGACGACGCGGATATCGTCGATTACGACGCGAAAAACGAGTCGGTGGCGATCGACTCGGCCTTTCCGATCGCCGTCGATCTCCTTCAGTCGGTCGACGACCGGCCCGAGCGGCCCGACGGCGTCCCGACGATCGATTGA
- the purD gene encoding phosphoribosylamine--glycine ligase, whose protein sequence is MRENVLLIGGGGREHAIARALEDSEADLYACAGNRNPGIAEIATDFETLETTNPKAVVEYAEDVGATIAVIGPESPLEAGVADELEAAGVYPFGPKEEDARIETDKAFQRRFMRENDVPGCPDFETFDDMDAACNFIDEYDGDLAIKPAGLTGGKGVKVIGDQVTAEEGKEYIRESDYDRIVLEERLIGEEFTVQAFVANGEFRTAPAVQDHKRAYEGDEGPNTGGMGSYSDATTHLPFMTEDEYDEAVSIIEATVDALEDYRGILYGQFMLTETGPRVVEFNARFGDPEAMNTLPVLETDFLDVLTAARDGEAPPELEFASQATVCKYAVPEGYPTDPEAGAKVQVDEESAGDAVLYYASVDERDDGIYTTTSRAFALVGVADSITEAEEIAEDALEVAGDEGLHVRHDIGKPDLVQRRIDHMTEIRGE, encoded by the coding sequence ATGCGAGAGAACGTGCTCCTGATCGGCGGCGGTGGCCGCGAACACGCCATCGCTCGCGCGCTTGAGGACAGCGAGGCCGACCTCTACGCCTGTGCGGGGAACCGAAATCCGGGTATCGCCGAGATCGCGACCGACTTCGAGACGCTCGAGACGACGAATCCGAAGGCCGTCGTCGAGTACGCGGAGGACGTCGGCGCGACGATCGCCGTCATCGGCCCCGAGTCGCCGCTGGAAGCCGGCGTCGCGGACGAACTCGAGGCCGCGGGGGTCTACCCGTTCGGCCCGAAGGAGGAAGACGCCCGGATCGAGACGGACAAGGCGTTCCAGCGCCGGTTCATGCGGGAGAACGACGTCCCGGGCTGTCCGGACTTCGAGACCTTCGACGACATGGACGCGGCCTGTAACTTCATCGACGAGTACGACGGCGACCTCGCGATCAAGCCCGCCGGCCTCACTGGCGGGAAGGGCGTGAAGGTCATCGGCGATCAGGTCACCGCCGAGGAGGGCAAGGAGTACATCCGCGAGTCCGACTACGACCGGATCGTCCTCGAGGAGCGGCTGATCGGCGAGGAGTTCACCGTCCAGGCATTCGTCGCCAACGGCGAGTTCCGCACCGCGCCCGCGGTTCAGGACCACAAGCGCGCCTACGAGGGCGACGAGGGGCCGAACACGGGCGGGATGGGCAGCTACTCCGACGCGACGACCCACCTCCCCTTCATGACCGAGGACGAGTACGACGAGGCTGTCTCGATTATCGAGGCGACCGTCGACGCCCTCGAGGACTATCGGGGCATCCTCTACGGCCAGTTCATGCTGACCGAGACCGGCCCCCGCGTCGTCGAATTCAACGCCCGCTTCGGCGACCCAGAGGCGATGAACACCCTCCCCGTCCTCGAGACCGACTTCCTCGACGTGCTCACCGCGGCTCGGGACGGCGAGGCGCCGCCGGAGCTCGAGTTCGCCTCCCAGGCGACGGTCTGTAAGTACGCCGTCCCCGAGGGGTATCCGACCGATCCCGAGGCCGGCGCGAAGGTGCAGGTCGACGAGGAGAGCGCGGGCGACGCCGTGCTCTACTACGCCAGTGTGGACGAGCGCGACGACGGCATCTACACGACCACCTCCCGCGCGTTCGCCCTCGTCGGCGTCGCCGACTCGATCACCGAGGCCGAGGAAATCGCGGAGGACGCCCTCGAGGTCGCCGGCGACGAGGGGCTCCACGTGCGCCACGACATCGGCAAACCCGACCTCGTTCAGCGCCGTATCGACCACATGACCGAGATCCGCGGCGAGTAA
- a CDS encoding DUF6498-containing protein: MVTPRTLERSPSWLGFAPILVANLLPFAGILAFGWDAATLVTVYALEVVLAFPLTAAKALFARQPPKIVDDGEPSVSDELKQRRGSVELVSWLPPVYPRNVPFVGTVFTWFAGISMVVAMAISAAIPVADVLWRSEVVLSVVALVAATAADTWRDYFRGGRYETVSAYEVVQAHLGQMFLLAFVLMAVASPEDVGGVALLAGFVFVKVLVEWASFRAAHGKPGRLTGWLAGPDDPTEPADPPAVPDGDPDVRISTDDTAVLYTAIHQTLFRTVFLAQWILISLVVVLSVVSGDDTPLSLTVGTGVVFALLLLVIPAAEFVETVLRYGPLEYRRYEDRLVAYDTWVDEPQWSVPLQELRDATVVVDHLPDHLLGTRTFDVTMGWGDDEFQRDLGPVADPDAFVSAFELRMRTAELDPIDRRLAGAAVVLGVGFAGALVLTYRPWTSVIALLPVSFLLPFSLAIPWGLWRLAYPSLE, from the coding sequence ATGGTCACACCGCGCACCCTCGAACGTTCTCCCTCCTGGCTGGGGTTCGCTCCCATCCTCGTTGCGAACCTGCTTCCGTTCGCTGGCATCCTCGCGTTCGGCTGGGACGCGGCGACGCTGGTGACGGTCTACGCGCTCGAGGTGGTTCTGGCGTTTCCGCTCACGGCGGCGAAGGCGCTGTTCGCCCGGCAGCCGCCGAAAATTGTCGACGACGGGGAACCTAGCGTCTCGGACGAACTGAAGCAGCGACGCGGCAGCGTGGAACTGGTATCGTGGCTCCCGCCGGTCTACCCCCGGAACGTGCCGTTCGTCGGCACCGTCTTCACCTGGTTCGCGGGTATATCGATGGTCGTCGCGATGGCCATTAGCGCGGCGATTCCCGTCGCGGACGTGCTCTGGCGATCGGAGGTGGTGCTGAGCGTCGTCGCCCTCGTGGCCGCCACCGCGGCCGACACGTGGCGCGACTACTTCCGCGGCGGCCGCTACGAGACGGTCTCCGCCTACGAAGTCGTTCAGGCGCACCTCGGCCAGATGTTCCTTCTCGCGTTCGTCCTCATGGCAGTCGCGAGTCCCGAAGACGTCGGCGGGGTCGCGCTCCTCGCCGGATTCGTCTTCGTCAAGGTGCTCGTCGAGTGGGCGTCCTTCCGCGCGGCCCACGGCAAACCGGGACGACTCACCGGCTGGCTCGCCGGTCCGGACGATCCGACGGAGCCGGCCGATCCGCCGGCGGTACCCGACGGCGACCCCGACGTTCGGATTTCGACCGACGACACCGCCGTCCTGTACACCGCCATCCACCAGACGCTCTTCAGAACCGTCTTTCTCGCACAGTGGATTCTGATTTCGTTGGTCGTCGTGCTCTCGGTAGTCTCCGGCGACGACACCCCGCTGTCGCTCACGGTCGGTACCGGCGTCGTGTTCGCGCTCCTGCTCCTGGTGATTCCCGCGGCGGAGTTCGTGGAGACCGTTCTCAGGTACGGACCGCTGGAGTACCGCCGGTACGAGGATCGACTCGTCGCGTACGATACGTGGGTCGACGAACCGCAGTGGTCCGTCCCCCTTCAGGAGCTCCGGGACGCCACGGTTGTCGTCGATCACCTCCCGGACCACCTGCTCGGGACGCGGACCTTCGACGTCACGATGGGGTGGGGCGACGACGAGTTCCAGCGGGATCTCGGTCCCGTGGCCGATCCCGACGCGTTCGTCTCCGCGTTCGAGTTACGGATGCGGACGGCGGAACTGGACCCGATCGATCGACGGCTCGCAGGGGCCGCGGTCGTTCTCGGCGTCGGGTTCGCCGGAGCCCTCGTCCTCACGTACAGGCCGTGGACGTCGGTTATCGCGCTGCTCCCGGTCTCGTTTTTACTCCCGTTCTCGTTGGCCATCCCGTGGGGTCTCTGGAGACTGGCGTATCCGAGCCTCGAGTGA
- a CDS encoding DEAD/DEAH box helicase, protein MSSERDPEFGDADVPVTGDELVDTFPGYRDEDDITVLERPGREASTVPNERALRPELADPLEHDLYSHQAEALEALARDENICVATSTSSGKTRIYALQIARNYLEACARNEDATAYVLYPTKALSRDQERELNDLFDQLGLEITVRVYDGDTERGSNRKRIRKEADVIISNFAGVNTYLHDHDRWARFLSACDLVVIDESHTYTGVHGMHVAWIVRRLKRVLEYYDADPQFVLTSATIGNPGEHSAALIDESVTVVDEDGSPTGPRDLVLWNPPPRAREDTADERDEWREDDAETESTGDPDSGDTVVERVPATVEAPRLLSNLTYNDAQTLLFTPSRKLAELSVKRASKHRHDNRRYYTNPDRGSAIEPYHAGHSRKKRHGTEHQLKTGVLDGVASTNALELGINIGEMDATVQLGYPGQRQSFWQQIGRAGRGTKRALSVLVAEHRTLDQYVVNNPDYLLESDVEDAVVDVDNDAVFAQHLRCAADELAIDESDVGALADRERLERAIEMWRRAGQLRGRLETGVSYVGPPRPQQTISLYATTGEEYEVDLADGVDKHHDPGMEPLARERVLRDFHEGAVRLHQGQQYEVVDVDHGAPRPSVTVHPTDVDYYTRTRTDVTVLDAVSEESRDIGDFTLHFGRGRVLVYHGTYDKVAVHGGKKKEQGIPTENPPLEMETQLCWLDVPQYVERALIEKYRSFEVPELEDGLAETAHLGYAGGLHAAEHATIGVAPLELMVDKRDLGGLATLTIDSHLDQEQGAEADGNQGFGAAGSPGGDGAPRNIAAAEATVREIANGLERTPASGWFIYDGIEGGLGFARAIYENYEAVAERARDLIADCDCGNVDGCPACVMDDQCGNDNQPLHRDAAVDVLDQLLGNEGEAALEVHLSDEEYGGGRRPPLFYA, encoded by the coding sequence ATGAGCAGCGAACGAGACCCCGAATTCGGAGATGCGGACGTCCCGGTTACCGGCGACGAACTGGTCGACACCTTCCCCGGGTATCGCGACGAGGACGACATCACCGTCCTCGAGCGCCCCGGTCGAGAGGCGTCGACCGTCCCGAACGAGCGCGCGCTCCGCCCCGAACTGGCCGATCCGCTCGAGCACGATCTCTATTCGCATCAGGCGGAAGCACTCGAGGCGCTGGCCCGCGACGAGAACATTTGCGTCGCGACGAGCACGTCCTCGGGGAAGACCCGGATCTACGCGCTGCAGATCGCCAGAAACTACCTCGAGGCCTGCGCCCGGAACGAGGACGCGACGGCGTACGTCCTCTACCCGACGAAGGCGCTCTCGCGGGATCAGGAGCGCGAGTTGAACGACCTCTTCGATCAGTTGGGCCTCGAGATCACGGTCCGCGTCTACGACGGCGACACCGAGCGCGGGAGCAACCGCAAGCGGATCCGCAAGGAAGCCGACGTCATCATCTCGAACTTCGCGGGCGTGAACACGTACCTCCACGACCACGACCGCTGGGCGCGGTTCCTCTCGGCTTGTGACCTCGTCGTGATCGACGAGTCCCACACCTACACGGGCGTCCACGGAATGCACGTCGCCTGGATCGTCCGCCGGCTGAAGCGGGTCCTCGAGTACTACGACGCAGACCCGCAGTTCGTCCTGACAAGCGCGACGATCGGCAACCCGGGCGAGCACTCCGCGGCGCTGATCGACGAGTCCGTGACCGTCGTCGACGAGGACGGCTCGCCGACGGGGCCGCGGGATCTCGTGCTCTGGAATCCGCCCCCTCGAGCGCGGGAAGACACAGCGGACGAGCGCGACGAGTGGCGCGAGGACGACGCCGAGACCGAATCCACCGGCGATCCCGACTCAGGGGACACCGTCGTCGAGCGCGTCCCCGCCACCGTCGAGGCCCCGCGGCTACTCTCGAATCTGACCTACAACGACGCCCAGACGCTGCTGTTTACTCCCTCGAGGAAACTCGCCGAACTCTCGGTCAAGCGGGCGTCGAAACACCGTCACGATAACCGGCGTTACTACACGAACCCCGACCGCGGGAGTGCGATCGAGCCCTACCACGCGGGCCACTCACGGAAGAAGCGCCACGGCACCGAACACCAGCTCAAGACCGGCGTGCTGGACGGCGTCGCCTCGACGAACGCCCTCGAGCTGGGGATCAACATCGGCGAGATGGACGCGACAGTCCAACTGGGCTATCCGGGCCAGCGCCAGTCGTTCTGGCAGCAGATCGGCCGCGCGGGTCGCGGAACGAAGCGCGCGCTCTCGGTGCTCGTCGCCGAGCACCGCACGCTCGACCAGTACGTCGTGAACAACCCCGATTACCTCCTCGAGTCCGACGTCGAGGACGCGGTTGTCGACGTGGACAACGACGCGGTGTTCGCCCAGCACCTGCGCTGTGCGGCCGACGAACTCGCAATTGACGAGTCGGACGTCGGTGCGCTCGCCGACCGCGAGCGCCTCGAGCGGGCGATCGAGATGTGGCGGCGCGCGGGCCAGTTGCGGGGACGCCTCGAGACGGGCGTCTCCTACGTGGGACCGCCCCGTCCGCAGCAGACGATCTCGCTGTACGCGACGACGGGTGAGGAGTACGAGGTCGACCTCGCGGACGGCGTCGACAAGCACCACGATCCGGGAATGGAGCCGCTGGCGAGGGAGCGCGTGCTGCGGGACTTCCACGAGGGCGCGGTTCGGCTCCACCAGGGCCAGCAGTACGAGGTCGTCGACGTCGACCACGGCGCACCACGGCCCTCGGTGACGGTCCACCCGACGGACGTCGACTACTACACGCGCACCCGAACCGACGTAACGGTCCTCGACGCGGTTTCCGAGGAGTCCCGCGACATCGGCGACTTCACGCTCCACTTCGGCCGCGGCCGGGTACTCGTCTACCACGGCACCTACGACAAGGTCGCGGTCCACGGCGGCAAGAAGAAAGAGCAGGGAATCCCCACCGAGAACCCGCCGCTCGAGATGGAGACCCAACTGTGCTGGCTCGATGTCCCCCAGTACGTCGAGCGGGCGCTGATCGAGAAGTACCGGAGCTTCGAGGTGCCCGAACTCGAGGACGGGCTGGCCGAGACGGCCCACCTCGGTTACGCGGGGGGCCTCCACGCCGCCGAACACGCGACAATCGGCGTCGCCCCGCTCGAGTTGATGGTCGACAAACGCGATTTGGGCGGGCTGGCGACGTTGACAATCGATTCTCATCTCGATCAGGAGCAAGGAGCGGAGGCGGACGGGAACCAGGGGTTCGGTGCTGCGGGGAGCCCAGGCGGTGACGGCGCGCCGCGAAACATCGCCGCGGCCGAGGCCACGGTGCGGGAGATCGCGAACGGCCTCGAGCGCACGCCCGCCAGCGGCTGGTTCATCTACGACGGGATCGAGGGCGGGCTGGGCTTCGCACGGGCGATCTACGAGAATTACGAGGCCGTCGCCGAACGCGCTCGAGACCTCATCGCGGATTGCGACTGCGGGAACGTCGACGGCTGTCCGGCCTGCGTGATGGACGACCAGTGTGGCAACGACAACCAGCCGCTGCACCGCGACGCGGCCGTGGACGTGCTGGATCAGTTGCTAGGTAACGAGGGCGAGGCCGCGCTCGAGGTCCACCTCTCCGACGAGGAGTACGGTGGGGGTCGACGACCGCCGCTGTTCTATGCCTGA